A genomic segment from Aegilops tauschii subsp. strangulata cultivar AL8/78 chromosome 1, Aet v6.0, whole genome shotgun sequence encodes:
- the LOC109751273 gene encoding 4-hydroxyphenylpyruvate dioxygenase-like — protein sequence MHQPPRCARLPPRGIFVRRCCLRCRTFGLGIYHSRPNPSSLRATLHTPPCTGAAATIVPSFSVDAARRFTADYGLAVRALAIRVADAAEAFSASVDAGARPTELGHDFVMAKVELLGDAVLRFVSYPDGTDVTFIPGFESVASSGSLDFGLTRFDHIACGVPDLASVASYIAQYTGFHEFSNFTAEKVGMKESALNGLVLANNKDTVLLTLLETVHGTKHGTKRPASDDLLCTLRGIRARSSMGGFELLPAPPPSYYDDVRQIASDVLSEEQIKECQEMGVLVDRDDHGGVVLQVFTKAAVDRPTLLLEFIQRIEGMENQHQQVYPKGGYGGFAKDNVNHIFF from the exons ATGCACCAACCACCTAGATGTGCTAGACTTCCACCACGTGGAATTTTTGTGCGCCGATGCTGCCTCCGCTGCCGGACCTTCGGCCTCGGCATATACCATTCACGGCCCAATCCGTCATCACTACGAGCAACACTGCACACGCCTCCATGTACTGGCGCGGCTGCCACGATCGTGCCATCCTTCTCTGTAGACGCCGCACGCCGCTTCACGGCCGATTACGGCCTTGCGGTGCGCGCCCTCGCCATACGTGTAGCCGATGCCGCCGAGGCATTCTCCGCTAGTGTGGACGCTGGTGCGCGCCCTACGGAACTGGGGCACGATTTCGTCATGGCCAAGGTCGAGCTATTAGGAGACGCGGTTCTTCGTTTCGTGAGCTACCCAGACGGTACCGACGTGACCTTCATCCCTGGTTTCGAGAGCGTCGCTAGTTCGGGGTCTCTGGACTTCGGACTCACCCGGTTTGACCATATCGCCTGTGGCGTCCCAGACCTGGCTTCCGTCGCCTCGTACATCGCCCAGTACACAGGGTTCCACGAATTCTCCAATTTCACCGCCGAGAAAGTGGGTATGAAAGAAAGCGCGCTGAACGGCCTGGTGCTTGCCAACAACAAGGACACTGTGCTACTAACGCTCCTGGAGACGGTGCACGGCACCAAGCACGGCACCAAACGGCCTG CCAGCGACGACCTTCTTTGCACGTTGAGGGGGATCCGTGCGCGGTCGTCCATGGGCGGCTTTGAGCTCCTGCCAGCGCCGCCGCCCAGCTACTATGACGATGTAAGGCAGATCGCCAGTGACGTCTTATCGGAGGAGCAGATTAAGGAGTGCCAGGAAATGGGCGTGCTGGTGGACAGGGATGACCACGGAGGAGTTGTGCTACAAGTTTTCACCAAAGCGGCGGTAGACAG GCCAACATTGCTTTTGGAGTTTATCCAAAGGATCGAGGGCATGGAGAACCAGCACCAGCAGGTATACCCCAAGGGTGGCTACGGTGGGTTTGCCAAGGACAACGTCAATCATATCTTCTTTTGA